A genome region from Mercenaria mercenaria strain notata chromosome 11, MADL_Memer_1, whole genome shotgun sequence includes the following:
- the LOC128546877 gene encoding uncharacterized protein LOC128546877 yields MLGHIFLLVNVCAFVSSSEPECSRFHYEEKTLEKMIKTEIYVDKIKSETENMQQKMSEKLDGIQEDWEKTERELKVAKDDNEKAVEEIKAKIDGLLSVSAVGFQAHDIMKTAPRNGETLVFSTTTFDIGSGYNNKTGIYVTPVAGIYMFTLQLCMEQSRYFYFEIVSRVSPILKGCMYDDAGSTRGCQTATAVAVLGAKEHVWVKCVRSTSGADIKKESDVWNSLSGVLISTIAK; encoded by the exons ATGTTAGGACATATATTTTTGTTAGTGAATGTATGCGCTTTTGTGAGCTCGAGCGAACCGGAATGCTCTAGATTTCACTATGAAGAGAAAACTCTTGAAAAGatgattaaaactgaaatatatgtgGACAAAATAAAATCGGAGACTGAAAACATGCAGCAAAAAATGTCCGAAAAACTTGATGGAATCCAAGAAGACTGGGAGAAAACGGAACGTGAATTAAAAGTGGCCAAAGACGACAATGAAAAAGCGGTTGAGGAAATCAAAGCTAAAATAGATG GACTGTTGTCAGTATCAGCTGTGGGGTTTCAGGCACACGATATAATGAAAACTGCGCCGAGGAATGGTGAGACACTGGTATTTAGCACAACAACGTTTGACATAGGTTCCGGTTACAACAATAAGACTGGGATATATGTTACACCTGTCGCCGGAATATACATGTTCACATTGCAGCTGTGCATGGAGCAAAGTAGATATTTCTACTTTGAAATTGTCTCCAGAGTATCTCCTATTCTAAAGGGTTGTATGTATGACGACGCCGGTAGTACCCGTGGTTGCCAAACAGCTACAGCTGTAGCAGTACTAGGTGCGAAGGAACATGTCTGGGTAAAATGCGTAAGATCTACCAGTGGGGCTGATATTAAGAAGGAATCAGACGTCTGGAATAGTCTTTCTGGTGTTCTGATAAGCACAATCGCCAAATAG